The proteins below come from a single Leifsonia sp. 1010 genomic window:
- a CDS encoding sugar ABC transporter permease: MTSFTDVPVTATAATRSPSPRRRGRRRSWPLLLILLGPAVALILLFIVVPAGYGIYLSFTNTQLTGFAARDPKFVGLDNYSYLLTSADFLSSLGHTGQFVLYSAIIGQTVLGMVAAILLSRPWVRGKGVFGAAILMPMVVPEVVASLAWASVLSNGAAGTLNQLTGIFGAGPTDWLQVVPMASIITVNIWRGIAFAMIMFQAALEDVPVELIEAARIDGARALQVFRYVTLPLIRGPVFLYLLLTTISTVGVFGLVYFLTQGGPGGQTRLAAIYIYERALQFSQVGIGSAASMILLAIVLVLGVVYVRLAKVEV; this comes from the coding sequence GTGACCTCGTTCACCGACGTACCCGTCACGGCGACGGCGGCCACCCGGTCGCCGTCGCCGCGGCGGCGCGGAAGGCGGCGCTCGTGGCCGCTGCTGCTGATCCTGCTCGGGCCCGCGGTCGCGCTGATCCTGCTCTTCATCGTGGTCCCGGCCGGATACGGCATCTACCTCAGCTTCACGAACACCCAGCTCACCGGCTTCGCCGCCCGCGATCCGAAGTTCGTCGGCCTCGACAACTACTCGTACCTGCTGACCAGCGCCGACTTCCTCTCGTCGCTCGGCCACACCGGCCAGTTCGTGCTGTACTCGGCGATCATCGGGCAGACCGTGCTCGGCATGGTCGCGGCCATCCTCCTCAGCCGCCCGTGGGTGCGGGGAAAGGGCGTCTTCGGCGCCGCGATCCTGATGCCCATGGTGGTCCCCGAAGTCGTCGCGTCGCTCGCCTGGGCGAGTGTGCTGTCGAACGGTGCCGCGGGCACGCTCAACCAGCTGACCGGGATCTTCGGCGCCGGCCCGACCGACTGGCTGCAGGTGGTTCCGATGGCGTCGATCATCACGGTCAACATCTGGCGCGGCATCGCCTTCGCGATGATCATGTTCCAGGCGGCCCTCGAAGACGTGCCGGTCGAACTCATCGAGGCCGCCAGGATCGACGGAGCCCGGGCGCTGCAGGTGTTCCGGTACGTCACATTGCCGCTCATCCGCGGGCCGGTGTTCCTCTACCTGCTGCTGACGACGATCAGCACGGTCGGCGTGTTCGGCCTCGTCTACTTCCTGACGCAGGGAGGCCCCGGCGGTCAGACGCGTCTGGCCGCGATCTACATCTACGAGCGCGCGCTGCAGTTCTCGCAGGTCGGCATCGGCAGCGCCGCGTCGATGATCCTCCTGGCGATCGTGCTGGTTCTCGGAGTCGTCTACGTACGGCTCGCGAAGGTCGAGGTGTGA
- a CDS encoding ThuA domain-containing protein, protein MTTTEPIRVVVWGENRHEQVNPVVRGIYPDGMHTTIADGITALLGDDVTVSTRVLDEPEHGMTEETLAATDVLLWWGHTAHDEVDDEVVDRIHRHVLEGMGIIVLHSGHHSKIFRRLMGTTCSLRWRNDADRELVWTIAPRHPIAEGVPQPIVIPGQEMYGEFFDIPEPDELVFISSFSGGEVFRSGVTYRRGYGRVFYFSPGDEVFPVYHQPEVQRVIANGVRWARPERAREPYVVTPMYLTGEFDRPVLPSPDGLVDYYTREPIASQKS, encoded by the coding sequence TTGACCACTACCGAACCGATCCGAGTCGTCGTCTGGGGCGAGAACCGGCACGAGCAGGTGAACCCCGTGGTGCGCGGGATCTACCCCGACGGCATGCACACCACCATCGCGGACGGCATCACCGCCCTCCTCGGCGACGATGTGACCGTGTCGACGCGCGTGCTCGACGAGCCGGAGCACGGCATGACGGAGGAGACGCTGGCCGCGACGGATGTGCTCCTCTGGTGGGGGCACACCGCTCACGATGAGGTGGACGACGAGGTCGTCGACCGCATCCACCGCCATGTGCTGGAGGGGATGGGCATCATCGTGCTGCACTCCGGGCACCACTCCAAGATCTTCCGCCGCCTCATGGGCACGACCTGCAGCCTCCGCTGGCGCAACGACGCCGACCGCGAGCTGGTCTGGACCATCGCGCCGCGGCATCCCATCGCCGAGGGCGTTCCCCAGCCGATCGTCATCCCGGGCCAGGAGATGTACGGCGAGTTCTTCGACATCCCCGAGCCCGACGAGCTCGTGTTCATCAGCAGCTTCTCCGGCGGGGAGGTGTTCCGGAGCGGCGTCACGTACCGCCGCGGCTACGGCCGGGTCTTCTACTTCAGCCCGGGCGACGAAGTGTTCCCGGTGTACCACCAGCCGGAGGTGCAGCGCGTGATCGCGAACGGCGTCCGGTGGGCGCGGCCCGAGCGTGCGCGCGAGCCCTACGTCGTGACGCCGATGTACCTGACCGGGGAGTTCGACCGCCCCGTCCTGCCGTCGCCCGACGGCCTCGTCGACTACTACACCCGCGAGCCCATCGCTTCGCAGAAGAGCTGA
- a CDS encoding ROK family transcriptional regulator: MLRGTNLPRLGDYNQAVILDLIRREPGTSRAELQRSSGLASQTVSNIARRLIDAGMVRESEPTEVIRGRPSIPLTVNADSAFAVGVHVDPALLTLVLVDVAGQVRHRQQLRMPQTAGPNELTSLIAVSAGRLIREFGIDREKVLGLGVAVPGPLDVRAGVVLRPPQLPTWHDVHLRADLHDATGMPVLLDKDVTAAATAELRNSASPDFLFIYLGSGVGASVVIGGQVLRGDSNNIGEIGDILVDPTAEDLGWGGRRGGMAAACVPEALVIQAAQAGLLPLPDLQDYLALDDACTTLTRLAADGDPTASHLLDRAARRVAVGIGVLVNFLDVPRVVLGGPTWSRLSAAFLPVLQESVRAELVVPRDSLAVVGSALSEQIAAQGAAELVMDHFLAPHASVLLME; the protein is encoded by the coding sequence ATGCTTCGAGGCACGAACCTCCCGCGCCTGGGCGACTACAACCAGGCGGTCATCCTCGACCTGATCCGACGCGAACCCGGCACCAGCAGGGCCGAACTCCAGCGCAGTTCTGGCCTGGCCTCGCAGACCGTCTCCAACATCGCACGGCGGCTCATCGACGCGGGCATGGTCCGCGAGAGCGAGCCCACCGAGGTCATCCGCGGCCGGCCCAGCATCCCGTTGACGGTCAACGCCGACAGCGCCTTCGCCGTAGGCGTCCACGTCGACCCGGCCCTGCTCACCCTCGTCCTGGTCGACGTGGCCGGCCAGGTGCGCCACCGGCAGCAGCTGCGCATGCCGCAGACCGCGGGCCCGAACGAACTGACCTCACTCATCGCCGTCAGCGCCGGTCGCCTCATCCGCGAGTTCGGGATCGACCGCGAGAAGGTCCTCGGGCTCGGGGTCGCCGTGCCCGGCCCGCTCGACGTTCGGGCGGGAGTGGTCCTGCGACCGCCCCAGCTGCCGACCTGGCACGATGTGCACCTGCGAGCCGATCTGCATGACGCCACCGGGATGCCCGTGCTCCTGGACAAAGACGTCACCGCGGCGGCCACGGCAGAGCTGCGGAACTCGGCCAGTCCCGACTTCCTCTTCATCTATCTGGGCTCAGGAGTCGGAGCCTCCGTCGTCATCGGCGGTCAGGTGCTCCGCGGCGACAGCAACAACATCGGCGAGATCGGCGACATCCTCGTCGATCCGACTGCCGAGGACCTCGGCTGGGGTGGTCGGCGCGGCGGCATGGCGGCGGCCTGCGTGCCGGAGGCGCTCGTGATCCAGGCGGCCCAGGCCGGCCTCCTCCCCCTCCCCGATCTGCAGGACTACCTGGCGCTCGACGACGCCTGCACGACACTGACCCGCCTGGCGGCGGACGGGGACCCGACGGCCTCCCACCTTCTCGACCGGGCTGCCCGGCGCGTCGCCGTCGGCATCGGGGTGCTCGTGAACTTCCTCGATGTGCCCCGGGTCGTCCTCGGCGGACCGACCTGGAGCCGGCTCAGTGCCGCCTTCCTGCCCGTGCTCCAGGAATCCGTGCGAGCCGAACTCGTCGTGCCTCGGGATTCGCTCGCCGTCGTCGGCTCGGCCCTGAGCGAGCAGATCGCCGCCCAGGGTGCGGCGGAACTGGTGATGGACCACTTCCTGGCGCCGCATGCCAGCGTCCTGCTGATGGAATGA
- a CDS encoding glycoside hydrolase family 2 TIM barrel-domain containing protein, with product MPETVHYLDDIGPGRGRRRAPRSWLHTDAPTLTLDGDWRFRLLAGVPGSLGAPDALPPGESEEAFADPAFDDSGWDELPVPSHWVLHGDGRYGAPQYTNVQLPFPQDPPFSPDENPTGDHRRTFELPAGWLDRREYSAVVLRFDGVESRYRVWLNGEEIGVGTGSRLAQEFDVTEALREGLNTIAVRVHQWSASTYIEDQDQWWLPGIFREVTLQARPVAGIEDVWIRAEYDHRTGEGTLLTELVAEAAAFPVRLQIPELDIAVEWADASAVAPIRIDRVEPWTAESPQLYDATLVGGDGAETISLRLGFRTVEIVGDRFLVNGRRVVFHGMNRHETHPDLGRGFDEEFVRRDLELMKRHNVNAIRTSHYPPHPRVLDLADELGFWVMLECDIETHAFHHGGSQFEPGTDEWMDNPSEDPGWRATYLDRIERTVERDKNHPSIVMWSLGNESGTGANLAAMAEWVHARDAGRPVHYEGDHAGDYTDVYSRMYASIAEVTSIGADSTALLLNASAAQSARQRTKPFLLCEYVHAMGNGPGGIDLYEGLVDRYPRLHGGFVWEWRDHGIRTRTSDGVEFFGYGGDFGGDGVHDGHFCMDGMVLSDGTPTPGLAEFAAVTAPIRFAIEVGTGSVTVRVSNLRHSSDAGDLVFPWRLESDGELLTDGILEVAGEDGRPVRAGESAVAEIALGDRVTGSSGELWFTVTAALAADTAWAPRGHVIAAAQAPMPVGRVAGQPASRGAGTGAKRASRTEQRDATGRFALGPAEFEHGTLVALGGRTVAGPRLQLWRAPTDNDGGSHLGSYDVSDPMEGRGSGIPGPSYASLWRGAGLDRLTGRVIGLERTAGGLARRTRWAAADTRESVVLDEAWEADGDDVLLTLQIIPSSRWSIVWPRMGVRFDLPVDVDEAAWFGTGPGESYPDSRRAVLVGAYRAGIDELTVPYAWPQESGHRSDLRRLDLLSAGHDWLRVVAEQDVRGRRPGFTLARHTAEEVAAAAHQHELGDPVASYLYLDAAQNGLGSRACGPDVWPDALLRPEARSLALRFTSR from the coding sequence GTGCCTGAGACCGTCCACTACCTCGATGACATCGGGCCAGGGCGGGGCCGCCGCCGCGCGCCCCGCTCCTGGCTGCACACGGACGCTCCGACGCTGACGCTCGACGGCGACTGGCGCTTCCGTCTGCTCGCTGGCGTGCCCGGCTCTCTCGGTGCCCCGGATGCGCTGCCGCCGGGCGAGTCGGAGGAAGCGTTCGCCGACCCGGCCTTCGACGACTCGGGCTGGGACGAACTCCCTGTGCCCAGCCACTGGGTGCTCCACGGTGACGGACGATACGGTGCTCCGCAGTACACGAACGTGCAGCTGCCGTTCCCCCAGGACCCTCCCTTCTCTCCCGATGAGAATCCGACCGGTGACCACCGCCGCACGTTCGAGCTGCCGGCCGGCTGGCTGGATCGTCGCGAGTATTCTGCGGTCGTCTTGCGCTTCGACGGGGTCGAGTCCCGCTACCGCGTCTGGCTGAACGGGGAGGAGATCGGCGTCGGCACCGGCTCGCGGCTCGCGCAGGAGTTCGACGTGACGGAGGCGCTCCGCGAGGGTCTCAACACCATCGCGGTCCGAGTCCACCAGTGGTCCGCATCGACGTACATCGAAGATCAGGACCAGTGGTGGCTGCCCGGCATCTTCCGGGAGGTCACCCTGCAGGCACGGCCTGTCGCGGGGATCGAGGACGTCTGGATCCGCGCAGAGTACGACCACCGGACGGGAGAGGGGACGCTGCTCACCGAACTCGTCGCGGAGGCGGCGGCCTTCCCTGTGCGTCTGCAGATCCCGGAACTGGACATCGCCGTCGAGTGGGCGGACGCGTCCGCGGTCGCGCCGATCCGCATCGATCGGGTGGAGCCGTGGACGGCGGAGAGCCCCCAGCTCTACGACGCGACGTTGGTGGGCGGGGACGGCGCCGAGACCATCAGCCTGCGCCTGGGCTTCCGGACGGTCGAGATCGTGGGCGACCGCTTCCTCGTCAACGGTCGGAGGGTGGTGTTCCATGGGATGAACCGGCACGAGACGCATCCGGACCTCGGCCGGGGCTTCGACGAGGAGTTCGTCCGGCGCGACCTCGAGCTCATGAAACGGCACAATGTGAACGCCATCCGCACGTCGCACTACCCGCCGCATCCTCGCGTGCTCGACCTCGCAGACGAACTGGGGTTCTGGGTGATGCTCGAGTGCGACATCGAGACCCACGCCTTCCACCACGGCGGCAGTCAATTCGAGCCGGGCACCGACGAGTGGATGGACAACCCCAGCGAGGATCCCGGCTGGCGCGCGACCTACCTCGACCGCATCGAGCGGACGGTGGAGCGCGACAAGAACCATCCGAGCATCGTGATGTGGTCGCTCGGCAACGAGTCCGGCACGGGGGCGAACCTGGCGGCGATGGCCGAATGGGTCCACGCGCGTGACGCGGGCCGGCCGGTCCATTACGAAGGCGACCACGCGGGCGACTACACCGACGTCTACTCGCGCATGTACGCCTCCATCGCGGAGGTCACCAGCATCGGCGCCGATTCGACCGCCCTGCTGCTGAATGCGTCCGCAGCCCAGTCGGCGCGTCAGCGGACGAAGCCGTTCCTGCTCTGCGAGTACGTGCACGCGATGGGGAACGGCCCCGGGGGGATCGACCTCTACGAGGGCCTCGTCGACCGCTACCCCCGGCTCCACGGCGGTTTCGTATGGGAGTGGCGGGATCACGGCATCCGGACCCGAACGTCCGACGGGGTGGAGTTCTTCGGGTACGGCGGCGACTTCGGGGGCGACGGAGTGCATGACGGCCACTTCTGCATGGACGGCATGGTGCTGTCCGACGGCACCCCGACTCCCGGTCTCGCGGAATTCGCGGCCGTCACGGCGCCCATCCGCTTCGCGATCGAGGTCGGCACGGGGAGCGTGACCGTCCGCGTCAGCAATCTGCGCCATTCTTCGGACGCGGGCGACCTCGTCTTCCCGTGGCGGCTGGAGAGCGACGGGGAGCTGCTGACGGACGGCATTCTGGAGGTCGCGGGTGAGGACGGGCGACCTGTTCGCGCCGGCGAGTCCGCGGTCGCGGAGATCGCCCTGGGCGACCGCGTAACCGGATCCTCGGGCGAACTGTGGTTCACGGTCACGGCGGCGCTCGCCGCCGACACCGCCTGGGCCCCCCGAGGTCACGTCATCGCCGCGGCACAGGCGCCGATGCCGGTGGGCCGGGTCGCAGGGCAGCCTGCATCGCGGGGAGCAGGGACCGGCGCCAAGCGCGCGAGTCGCACGGAGCAGCGGGATGCGACGGGCCGCTTCGCGCTCGGACCGGCCGAGTTCGAGCACGGCACGCTGGTGGCGCTGGGCGGCAGGACGGTCGCGGGACCGCGCCTCCAGCTCTGGCGCGCTCCGACGGACAACGACGGCGGATCGCACCTGGGGAGCTACGACGTCAGCGACCCGATGGAAGGGCGCGGGTCGGGCATCCCCGGACCGTCGTACGCGTCGCTCTGGCGCGGGGCGGGGCTCGACCGGTTGACCGGCCGCGTCATCGGGCTGGAGCGGACCGCCGGCGGACTCGCACGGCGTACCCGGTGGGCGGCGGCGGACACCCGGGAGTCGGTCGTCCTCGACGAGGCGTGGGAGGCCGATGGCGATGACGTCCTGCTCACCCTGCAGATCATCCCCAGCTCCCGCTGGTCGATCGTCTGGCCGCGGATGGGTGTGCGGTTCGACCTGCCCGTCGATGTGGACGAGGCGGCATGGTTCGGCACCGGGCCGGGGGAGTCGTACCCTGACTCGCGGCGGGCTGTGCTCGTAGGCGCCTACCGCGCGGGGATCGACGAGCTGACCGTGCCGTACGCGTGGCCCCAGGAGAGCGGCCACCGCAGCGATCTGCGTCGCCTCGACCTCCTGAGCGCCGGGCACGACTGGCTGCGCGTGGTGGCCGAGCAGGATGTGCGCGGCCGCAGACCCGGGTTCACGCTGGCACGGCACACCGCCGAGGAGGTCGCCGCCGCGGCTCACCAGCACGAACTGGGAGATCCTGTCGCGAGCTACCTCTACCTCGATGCGGCCCAGAACGGCCTCGGATCGCGCGCCTGCGGTCCCGACGTCTGGCCGGATGCGCTGCTGCGTCCGGAAGCGCGGTCGCTCGCGCTGCGTTTCACCTCCCGCTGA
- a CDS encoding Gfo/Idh/MocA family oxidoreductase has product MTDPTEAGGSADGRLPVVVVGAGAMGGEWIRMLARSPYAMAVGVVDLDVELAAATVASAGLDGVVIGSSVAEVAERADAAAVINVTVPQAHRVVNEQALRAGLPVLCEKPLAPTVAEALRQVALADITGELLMVSQSRRYFNHLAAFRRAVAALGPLSTVNAQFFHADHEPGFREQMAHPLLVDMSIHHFDQLRSLTRDEPIAVRCSSWNPPWSWFAGDAAASAEFELASGARFVYAGSRCTPGSQTSWNADWRVWGEQGSASWDGDDVVRVEADGVGIDLPDGREGIEGSLEEFVTALRAGATPQNEVRANVLSLAMVEGAIRSSERGGERVVLADLLEASLADAIADERSDDVAALLASWTSAAEGIATPAWGSAPATIASGGAR; this is encoded by the coding sequence ATGACCGATCCCACCGAAGCAGGAGGTTCGGCGGACGGCCGGCTGCCGGTCGTCGTCGTCGGCGCGGGCGCCATGGGCGGCGAATGGATCCGGATGCTCGCGCGATCGCCGTATGCGATGGCCGTCGGCGTCGTGGACCTCGACGTCGAGCTGGCGGCCGCGACCGTCGCGTCCGCCGGCCTCGACGGCGTCGTCATCGGCTCGTCCGTCGCGGAGGTCGCCGAGCGGGCGGATGCCGCTGCCGTGATCAACGTGACCGTGCCGCAGGCGCACCGGGTCGTGAACGAGCAGGCGCTGCGCGCCGGCCTCCCCGTGCTGTGCGAGAAGCCGTTGGCGCCGACGGTCGCCGAGGCGCTCCGCCAGGTGGCGCTCGCTGATATCACCGGAGAGCTGCTGATGGTGAGCCAGTCCCGCCGCTACTTCAACCACCTGGCGGCGTTCCGTCGTGCCGTCGCCGCCCTCGGGCCGCTCTCGACCGTGAACGCGCAGTTCTTCCACGCCGACCATGAGCCCGGATTCCGGGAGCAGATGGCGCACCCGCTGCTCGTGGACATGTCCATCCATCACTTCGACCAGCTGCGCTCCCTGACGCGCGACGAGCCCATCGCGGTCCGCTGCAGCTCGTGGAACCCGCCGTGGAGCTGGTTCGCCGGTGACGCCGCGGCGTCCGCCGAGTTCGAGCTGGCGTCGGGCGCGCGGTTCGTCTACGCGGGAAGCCGCTGCACCCCCGGATCGCAGACGTCGTGGAACGCCGACTGGCGGGTCTGGGGCGAACAGGGTTCCGCCTCGTGGGACGGCGACGACGTGGTGCGGGTGGAAGCCGACGGTGTCGGCATCGATCTTCCGGACGGCCGCGAGGGCATCGAGGGATCCCTCGAAGAGTTCGTGACGGCGCTGCGTGCGGGGGCCACGCCGCAGAACGAAGTGCGCGCGAACGTCCTCAGCCTGGCGATGGTCGAGGGGGCCATCCGCAGCAGCGAGCGCGGTGGTGAACGGGTGGTCCTCGCCGATCTCCTGGAGGCGTCGCTCGCCGACGCCATCGCCGACGAGCGCAGCGACGACGTCGCCGCACTGCTCGCATCATGGACCAGCGCTGCCGAGGGCATCGCCACACCGGCCTGGGGCTCCGCTCCGGCCACGATCGCGTCAGGAGGCGCCCGTTGA
- a CDS encoding carbohydrate ABC transporter permease, whose translation MTSLTSRPAQPQAIAPERHFRKRPLTPVDRIQRVLGYVLLTILALFCLVPFAWVVLSSVDGHAGPNVQLPAWTFENFVRFFTNSGTPQLLINSLIIGIGATALNLILGVAGGYALARYNFPGRRTFMYGILLIRVIPAPATIVPLYLIMVNLQLTDTLVGLILVEAVLQLPITLWLLKGTIGAVPIELEEAAWVDGNTRFLAIWRVVLPLIGPGLGAAAMLTFMNVWGDFLTPLVMLQSQDLYPLSIGLFRAFSEHNQVDWGLLAASAIVYVAPPAILYVFVRKHLLRSSLGGAVKG comes from the coding sequence ATGACGTCCCTGACAAGTCGTCCCGCCCAGCCGCAGGCCATCGCTCCCGAACGGCACTTCCGGAAGCGCCCCCTGACCCCGGTCGACCGGATCCAGCGGGTCCTCGGCTACGTCCTGCTCACGATCCTCGCTCTGTTCTGCCTGGTGCCGTTCGCCTGGGTGGTGCTGAGCTCCGTCGACGGGCACGCCGGGCCGAACGTGCAGCTTCCGGCGTGGACGTTCGAGAACTTCGTGCGCTTCTTCACCAACTCGGGCACCCCGCAACTGCTCATCAACAGCCTGATCATCGGGATCGGCGCGACCGCGCTGAACCTGATCCTCGGCGTCGCGGGCGGCTACGCCCTTGCGCGCTACAACTTCCCCGGGCGCCGGACTTTCATGTACGGCATCCTGCTGATCCGGGTCATCCCCGCGCCCGCCACGATCGTGCCGCTGTACCTGATCATGGTGAACCTCCAGCTCACCGATACCCTCGTCGGGCTCATCCTGGTCGAAGCGGTGCTGCAGCTCCCGATCACCCTGTGGTTGCTGAAGGGCACGATCGGCGCCGTGCCGATCGAGCTCGAGGAGGCGGCCTGGGTCGACGGCAACACCCGGTTCCTCGCGATCTGGCGCGTCGTCCTCCCGCTCATCGGGCCGGGACTGGGCGCCGCCGCGATGCTGACCTTCATGAACGTCTGGGGCGACTTCCTCACCCCGCTCGTCATGCTGCAGAGCCAGGACCTGTACCCGCTGTCGATCGGCCTGTTCCGAGCGTTCAGCGAGCACAACCAGGTCGACTGGGGACTGCTGGCCGCCAGCGCCATCGTCTACGTCGCCCCTCCCGCCATCCTCTACGTCTTCGTGCGCAAGCACCTCCTCCGCTCCAGCCTCGGTGGCGCGGTGAAAGGATGA
- a CDS encoding extracellular solute-binding protein codes for MKRTRVISALAVAIVALGGLSACSPGGSNTSGGPVTISVMEYQQTRIDSMKKLLPGFEAAMKKQGKDIKVKLVADVLTDDQFKTKITQQLIAGQAPDLIDMGDSLVPGFAGAGYLAPIDDYLNKWDGWKHFYPQFKKAMVRQDGHIYALVHDTGVQNLFYRKDILTSLGIDTSQPKTWDDLISRLEQIKDKTGDTPIVLPAGTAWGGGAWNEGFQPILGGTDKDYYSLKSGKWDLKSSGFPAVFDLYSQLYTKGLLPVQDLENPNPWEPTKYVKFPAGKIQVAAQGTWGWKYDWGPEGATPIPDLTTKVDTWQYPALRSGDKPFGWSGLGFGYATPAKSKHKDEAMLLAQYLTSGTPLADQLVASGAAAPRDDLAGVKPYADEPKLLQAGKDLATSVYVPTGDGSDQIAQAIATSTELILNGKADGKQAYEAFVKDATDLLGPNLVK; via the coding sequence ATGAAGCGCACCCGCGTGATCTCCGCTCTCGCCGTCGCCATCGTGGCACTGGGCGGGCTCAGCGCCTGCTCCCCCGGCGGCAGCAACACCAGCGGCGGACCCGTGACCATCTCGGTCATGGAGTACCAGCAGACCCGGATCGACTCGATGAAGAAGCTGCTCCCCGGCTTCGAAGCCGCGATGAAGAAGCAGGGCAAGGACATCAAGGTCAAGCTCGTGGCCGACGTCCTGACGGATGACCAGTTCAAGACCAAGATCACCCAACAGCTCATCGCCGGGCAGGCGCCGGACCTCATCGACATGGGGGACAGCCTGGTCCCCGGTTTCGCCGGTGCGGGTTACCTCGCGCCCATCGACGACTACCTGAACAAGTGGGACGGCTGGAAGCACTTCTACCCGCAGTTCAAGAAGGCGATGGTCCGTCAGGACGGACACATCTACGCCCTCGTGCACGACACCGGAGTGCAGAACCTCTTCTACCGCAAGGACATCCTCACCTCCCTCGGCATCGACACCAGCCAGCCGAAGACGTGGGACGACCTGATCTCGCGCCTCGAGCAGATCAAGGACAAGACGGGTGACACCCCGATCGTCCTCCCCGCCGGCACCGCCTGGGGCGGTGGCGCCTGGAACGAGGGCTTCCAGCCCATCCTGGGCGGCACCGACAAGGACTACTACAGCCTCAAGTCGGGCAAGTGGGATCTGAAGAGCAGCGGCTTCCCGGCTGTCTTCGACCTGTACAGCCAGCTCTACACCAAGGGCCTCCTGCCGGTGCAGGACCTCGAGAACCCCAACCCGTGGGAGCCCACGAAGTACGTCAAGTTCCCGGCGGGCAAGATCCAGGTCGCGGCGCAGGGCACCTGGGGATGGAAGTACGACTGGGGCCCCGAGGGCGCCACGCCCATCCCGGACCTGACCACCAAGGTCGACACCTGGCAGTACCCGGCGCTTCGCAGCGGCGACAAGCCCTTCGGATGGAGCGGCCTCGGCTTCGGCTACGCCACCCCGGCCAAGTCGAAGCACAAGGACGAAGCGATGCTCCTCGCGCAGTACCTCACCAGCGGGACGCCGCTCGCGGACCAGCTCGTCGCCTCCGGCGCCGCTGCTCCCCGCGACGACCTCGCCGGGGTGAAGCCGTACGCGGACGAGCCGAAGCTGCTGCAGGCGGGCAAGGACCTCGCGACGAGCGTGTACGTCCCGACCGGGGACGGATCGGACCAGATCGCGCAGGCGATCGCCACCTCGACCGAGCTCATCCTCAACGGTAAGGCCGACGGCAAGCAGGCGTACGAGGCATTCGTGAAGGATGCCACCGACCTGCTCGGCCCCAACCTGGTGAAGTAG